The sequence GCGAAATACTGCTGATGAGCGTCGCACTTGGTATTACTACTGGCTGCTGACCGAAATGCAGTATGCTGCTGAATTACGGCTGTTTGGATTAGGAGAACATTTCAAATTTGCTTATCAGAGATTGCGGCGAAAGTTACGATCGGAACGGGTAAAGTTGGCTAAGGATGAGAGTTTTGCGAATCTGGGTGCTAGTGCGATCGCGCTTTTAATCACCGCAGTTGCCCTAACTTGGATGGTGTGGAAAGTTTTTCAGGGGCGAGTGAGTTTGGGAAACTTAGCTTTATTTTACCAGGCTTTCAATCAAGGTCAAGGTGTGATGCGAAATCTCCTGGGAAACCTCGGTCAAGTTTACAGCAATATGTTATTTTTGGGCAACCTATTCGAGTTTCTCGAACTGCAACCCCAAGTAGTAGACTCCCCCTCACCGAGATTGACACCAATAACTTTAAAACAGGAAATCCACTTTCATCAAGTTACCTTCCGATATCCAGGTAGCCACAAGGATGCTTTAGAAAACTTCAATCTTACTATTCCTGCTGGTAAGATTGTAGCGATCGTTGGTAGCAACGGTGCTGGTAAAACTACCCTGCTCAAATTGCTTTGCCGCTTGTACGATCCGCAGCATGGTAGTATCAAGTTGGATGGCATAGATTTGCGAGACTTACCAATCCAAAACTTGCGGCGATTCATCACTATTCTGTTTCAGCAACCAGTTGATTATAATACCACCGTCGCCGAAAACATTGCAATGGGGGATTTAATATCATCTCCCAGTTTATCTGAAATTACTGCTGCTGCTGAAGCTGCGGGTGCTGACGAGATTATCGATCGCTTGCCAAAAGGTTACCATACTTTATTGGGGAAGTTGTTTGAAGGTGGAACAGAACTCAGCGGCGGCGAATGGCAGCGGATTGCCCTAGCGAGAGCTTTTCTCCGTCAGGCTCCTCTGATTATACTAGATGAACCTACCAGCGCGATGGATTCTTGGGCGGAAGCTGACTGGTTAGAGAGGTTTCGGCAATTGGTAGGTTCTAGCACTGCTATTATTATCACCCATCGCTTCACGATCGCCAAACGTGCCGATATTATTCACGTAATGGCTGATGGTGAAATTGTAGAATCAGGTAGTCATGATGAGTTATTATCTCGCGGTGGCGCTTATGCTAAGTCTTGGAAAAGGCAAATACAGGAATCAGAATAGAATGTTGGCAAAATCGATATTTTTTATATGAACCCAGAATGCAGCAAACCAGTTAGCAATTTAGCCCCTGACTTCCTCACTTTTCTGCGGTTGTGTCTTCGCGGACGCTGGGATTCAAAAGCCTTGGATGCGGCGCGAGAAATAGCGGCTACTGATAATTTTAATTGGGATGCTTTGCGCCAGATTGTACATACAGAAGCTTTGGCTCCTCTGTTATACCATATTGTGCGCGGTAAAAACTTAGTTTCCCCATTGATTGAGGAGGAATGGCGCAAAGCTTATTATCACAATGCCTGCCGCAACACTTTGCTGCTGAGGGAATTAGCTGATGTGCTGCACAAACTAGCTGCTGGTGGAGTAGATGTTATCGTCCTCAAAGGTGCTGCTTTAGCCGAGATGATTTATGATGATATTGCGGCACGACCGATGAGCGATTTAGACTTACTTATCCACCCTGAAGATTTGGCAGTGACTCGACAAATTCTGACAGGCTTGGGATATGCACCTGTGGGTGTGGAAATGCAGGCTGGTTTCACTGAAGAATTCCGCAATGAAGAGATTTTTTCCAAGGGCGGACTTGTAGATATTTATATCGATTTGCACTGGCGGCTAATAGCTCCTATATATTATCAGCGCACGTTTTCTACTGACTGGTTTTGGGAAACTTCTTTGCCTGCCAAGATTAATTTAGCACCGGCGCTGGTGCTGGGTTGCGAAGCGCAAGTGGTTTATTTATGCGCTCATTTGATGCTGCATCACGGCGGTGAAAGTTTGATGTGGTTGCACGATATAGCGGCTGTTATAAGGTTTTACCAAGAAAAAATTGATTGGGAATTGGTTATAAGTAAGGCAAAAGAATACAATTTGGTGATGTCGTTACAGCGGATTTTGCTTCAAATAGCTGATGAATGGGATTCGCCAATTCCGGCAGATGTTTTGGAGAAATTCCTTACTTTAGAAGCATCGCGGGAAGAAGTGCGAACTTATGCTTGGCAATACGAAATTATGGCTATGCGTTTGTTTGCTGATGTGGCGGGTGCTAAAGATTGGCGTCAACGGTTGCGTATTGTTTGGGATACGCTGTTTCCGACTCGCGAGTATATGGAATATCGCTACAAAATTCTACATCCGCTGCTTGTACCTTTTTATTATCCTTACCGTTGGTTGCGGGGTTTGAGGCGGCTATCTAATTAGGAGTGGGGGAGTGGGAGAATTAATATTTTTCCCTATCCCCTATTCCCTATTTAAGAGGATGGTGTTCACTGAGTATTTTCTCGACTCTAGCTTCATCAATCCTAGCTGTTAGTCTGGAAGCTTCATGATTATCCCTGGTGGTTTTGGCAAGCGTAAAAGTGGAGCCTACTGAAAAAACTAAACCCATACCCATATAACCTTTTACCCAGTTATCTACAGGGAGGTAAATTATGCCGAGAGAAGTTGCAGAGACGGAAAGAGCAAAAGAAAGCCAGACTTGAATAATCCAAGCGGCGGTATCTTTTTGAGGGACAGTTTGTTGTTGTGGCATACAGGTTCTCAATCGTAGGATAAAATCTTTTTGCTTGTTAGCTTGTTTTCATGATATTCTATTTACCTATTGTGGTAGATGAATTCTGAGTGACAGTTTATTAAGTGGATGTTGCAAAATCTCTGTATTCAACCACAAGGAGAGCTTTTCAAGGATTGATAAGTCTTACTGTGTGGGGACGGTTTGGTAACTGGCACACTATACCTGCGATTTAAGAGTTAGTTTTGTTTATCTTTTGTTTTCTGCCATAGGCGTACAATCCATCCAGATGCTACAGCAACTATAACGCTGAGAAACAAAGCTATTAAGAAAGGATGAAGCGGACGAGAAAGGGAAGGTGTTTGCCAAGGTTGCGTTATTAATCCAGATGTAGAAGCCATTATCGCACCAGCACCAACTGCTATACCGATCGCTTGGATTTCGTTTTGTAAAGCTTTGTCTGCTGTGGCGATCGCATCCCGTTCTTCTTGTGCGTCTTTTTGGCGTTGGCGATCGATCCGAGTTTGTTCTATTTCTACGATACCTCGAATGGAAGCTATGGCCCGATCGAGCAATCCCTCTCCAGGCACAAAATATCCCAAATTCGCTTTAATTTGTGACTGAAATCGACGACAATTGCTGCTGAGAAATCTTTCTAGAAAATCTAGATCCTTACCAAACCAAAAACTGTTTTCTTTTTCTATTTTAACTTTAATTTGTTTTAGCTTTTCGCCATAATTGCGGGTGTTAATTGCGATCGTGTGGCGTTGTTCTTCCAAGTCGCGCAACAGACGAGTGTATTCGGAGGCAGATTTGGCAAGGATTTTCAGCTTTTGTTGCAACTTGTTTAAATCGTCTTCGCTTAAAGTGTCTGTTGTGGTGATATTTTCTACGGCATCGATTTCTTGCTCTATTTTATTGTAGGTGATATCGAGAGCTTTGTAAACTTGTCGGCTGTCGCGATAAGATTGAATTATCTTATTCCGGTAACAGAATAAATCGATTAAGTCTTGATAGCATTTGGAGAATTTTTTGTCAGTTTCTTTATTGCAGAATAGCCAGACGAGGATGTGTTGGTAGGGAGTTTTATCTCCAAGTATACCATATTCATAAATTGGACTGCCAAACAGTTCTCCTTCTCGATGAAATGAAGGTTGTTTTTCTCGATCTGTAATGAAAGCTTCCAGACATTCTTGCGCTAAATCTGTTAAATATGAATCTTTGCCGCTACTTTCTTCAAATACCAATTCCAAATAATCGGGAAATAAATCTCTTTTATCCTCAGCTACCCAAGCAGTAATCAGGAGAGTTTGGCCAAGCGAACTGGCGATAAAATTTGGTAGCAAGCTATAATCTGGATTGAACTGAGATAGCAGCGCCGTACCTACATACTCAGTATCATTATCTTTCTCGTCTTTTTCCGGAATGCGAATATTTAAAGTTAAAGCGTAGCTATCTTGAATTCGCAGCGGATAGGCGAAACCATCAAAGTTTAGCGTTTTTTCCTCTAGAGTAAAATTACCTTGGAATGGTGGAGAAATATTATCGTTTTTGGCGATTTCTTCATCTTTGAGTAAGTCTACGCGCAACCTATCCGGTTCTTTCTGCAAATCAATCCGCTGCGACAAATTGAAGTTAGGGATATTTAATTTCGCAAAAATTTCATCTACCTTGGCGTAGAGGAGACATGGGTTTTTCTCACTCTGCAAATGGTAGGCGAACAGGTGGATGTTTGGGGCGTAGACTTGATGGTTCATGTTAATATAGCCATTGGTCATTGGTCATTGGCCATTAGAAATCGGAGTAATGAACAATAGACATCTCCAAAAAAGATTGTAGAGACGTTTCATGAAACGTCTCTACAAGGGTTTCAGCTAACGCACCTTGAATTTTTGGAGATGTCCAATGAACAATAAACAATGAACGCCTATGAATTAGTTTGCGATCTTTGCGGCGGATTGAGTTTGCTTTTCACGGCGTCTCGCAATTCTCGGAAGCGGTTTACCAACATTTCTTCTTCCGAAGCTTCTACTTTACGCACACCTTTGATTTCTCTAAAAGATTGGGCGAATAGAGTCACGTTATCTTTGAGTGGGCGAGTTTGTTTGCTAACCCAATCTTTGATTTCTTTAGTGACAATATGGATATTTTCGTTTTCCAAACCAGCTAGTTTTATATCTAACTCTTGCATGGTTTTGGCGGGAAAAAGGGTAGGAGTAGATTTGAATACTTGCAGTAAAGCGGGAATAGTTTGATCCATTTTCGTGGGGTAATTTGATATAAAGCGCGATCGGTTTTATTGCCCAATGGCACAGAAAGCAGCCCAATAAACAGGATGGGCGAAAGGTGCATCATCCAAGTTGAACACTTCCAGTTTAGCTTGGATTTCCTCTATCCAATTGTTACCTAAATTGAGGCAATTAGTCCACTGTATAAATTCTTTTTTGCTGACATTCCGCAACCAGATTTGGGCTTGGTTGAGGGCGATCGGTACGGATGTCTGACTTTGTAAGTTTTCATACAATTTAATCATTAAAAATGCGGTTGACAAATCGGTCACACGCCACAGGCTACTGACAACGCTGGGAGAACCCGCAACTAGAAAGCCGCTGGGTAAGCCGATATACTCATCGCTGTTGGTGGTGAAATCTGTTAATCCGGTTTCGCAGGCGGAAAGGGTGACGAGGCGGCATTGGCTGAAGTTGCTGGTGAAGATATCTTCTAAAGTAAAGCATTTTTGCAGGTCGATGTCGCCGTCGGGTTGTTTGGAATCTGCCAGTAGGAGGGCTGACTGCAAGGGAGAGGCAAAATTAAAATAGCCGTGACAGGAGAAGTGGGCGCAGTGGGGGTTGCGGAGAAGGGCGTTGGAGATGGCGTCTTTTTTGGCGGCGGTGTTGGCGAGGATGTCGCTGGGATCGAAGTGTTGCTGGATGGTGGCTACTTCTAAATCGGTGTAATCGAGATCGGCGGTGGGGTTTTGGATGGCGAAAAGGTGTTGGAAATTCGGGCGTTGGCGGTTTTGGGCTTGTTGCAGTAATTGGCAATTGGGGGCGTAGCTGACGCCGTTGGGGAATCTGTCGAGGAGGAAACCCCCTAAATCCCCCCGCAACGGGGGGACTTCCGATCCCTCTAAATCGCCTGGGGACGGAGGGACTTTGAGAGGTAGGGCGTGGAGGGGGAACAGGTGTAGGTAGCGATGGGGAATTAGGATGAGTTTTTCGCAGTTTGAGGGGATTTGGGATAATATTTCATCGATGTGGAGGATTTCGGCTAGTTGGGTTAGTCTTTGGGGTAGTTGGATTAGCCAGGATGGGTATTGTTGGGTGTAGTCGTTGAGATATTCGTTTGCCCAATTTTGTAATGATTCTAAGTCTTTTGGGGTGGATTGCCAGATTGCGATCCCCCCTGCCCCCCTTAACAAGGGGGGTTCTGATTCTTGTTCCCCCCCTTTTGAAGGGGGGGTTAGGGGGGGATCTGATGTAATGATAAAAGCCAAAAATTTATCGTTTGTAATATACCATTCAATTATCGCCGTGCGTTCATCGATCAACTTTTCAATATCATTAAATTGAATTGGTTTAAATGGCAAAAGCTGATTATATCTTTCCCGCAATTCATTAATATATATAGTATCTTCCCCCAGAAACCCGGTTTCTTGGAGAAACCGGGTTTCTGAATTGGCGAGACGACGACTTTCGAGATTGATTTCTGCCTTTAACCGTTGCAGTTCATTTCGCACTTCTTCTGGCATTTCGCCTTTGGGATATAAGTCGCGGGTGGCGATGAGTTCGACTAGGTTGCGGGCTTTGCTGCGATCGGCGTATTCGATTGCTTTAGTGTAGTTGTGGAGTTCGATGCAAACTTCTACCATACGGAGATAAAGTTGGTTCCATTCTTGTGAGTGTTTGCGTTTAACTTCATCGCCAGAAACTATGTTGCCGCGCAATAATTCTACGGTTTCGATCGCAGATACAAAGGTGTTGTAGGCGGCGGTGAATTGTCGATATTCTTGGTAAGCAATGCCGAGGTTGAGTAAGGTTTCGGCATTGTTTTGGGTAAAAGCTTCGCGGGTGCGAACTTGCAAAGCTTGTTGGTAACAATCGATCGCTAATTCAATATTTTCTGCTTTCTTTCCCTTGATGCGATCGCTGTAAGCAGTTCCCAAATTGTTTTGAGTTGTTGCCCAATTTTTGGGTAAAGCTTCGCGGGTGAGAACTTGCAAAGCTTGTTGGTAACAATCGATCGCTAATTCAATATTTTCTGCTTTCTCTCCCTTGATGCGATCACTGTAAGCAGTTCCCAAATTGTTTTGAGTTCCTGCCCAATCTTGGGGTAAAGCTTCGCGGGTGAGAACTTGCAAAGCTTGTTTGTAACAATCGATCGCTAATTCAATATTTTCTGCTTTTTCTCCTTGGATGCGATCACTGTAAGCATTTCCCCAATTGTTTTGAGTCATTGCCCAATCTTGGGGAAAAGCTTCGTGGGTGCGAACTTGCAATGCTTGTTGGTAACACTTGATCGCTAATTCGATATTTTCTGCTTTCTCTCCGATGATGCGATCACTGTAAGCATTTCCCAAATTGTTTTGAGTCGTTGCCCAATTCTTGGGAAAGTCTTGTCTATTATAAACAGTCAGCACTACGTTATATCCCGTAATTGCAATTTCTAAATTACTATCCCGATTTCCTAACGGTAACTGCTGAATCCGATTACTGAAATTTCCAATATCTGCTGCAATACTTTGTGCTATCTCTGATTCTACTTCCTGTAACTTAGCAGTTGCCCATTCTTCCAACACAACCGCCAACTTATCATCGATTTTATCTAAGTTTTCTTTCAGCAACGGGTAAACAACTTGCGGATCGCCGTTGCTGTCTGCGGTGGCTTGCAATACAGTTAACAGAAAGTCAAGTTGGGATGATGATGACAACCCCAATGCTTCCGCCAGTTGACGCGCCACATCGATTAAGTAATTAGCAGCATTTTCGTCTCCCCTTTGTGACAACATTTCTGCTTCTTTTGCCATTGTCTCTACCAAACCAGCATCAACCAGTTCTCGGTTAGCGTTCAAAATCTCTGATTCTTCGCCACTGGGACAATTCAGCAGGGCATTGATAAGATTGAGATAGGCTTGCAGGCGTTGTTCGTTCATGGAGAGATACATCTATCTGCTGATAGATTTATTATTGCTTAATTTGGTGGTATTGCCAACATCTGCCGGGAAATTAATGATATTGTTGGCAAATTAATTAGGCGTCTCGTCCACACCCGCCCGGAAATCAATTTCCGGGCTAATAGCAAAAGTCCACTGAAGTGGACTGAATAAAGGTAACAAAAATTTAATTATTTCCCCAGTCCTCTAAAGAGGACTTTCGCTATTAGCTTGGGGTTAAAACCCCTGGCGGGCTATATCTGGCGGGATTTATCGACAAACTATTTATCCCAAAATTTCATCAACTGTAAAATTAACATCGGGAAAAGCTTCTACAAAAATTGATTTTCCGCGCTGAAATATCTGTACGTTTTGATAACCATTCGCTGAAGGTTGCCGATAAACTTCGATACATTGTGCCGGAATATTCACCAACCAAACTTCCATAATACCGCTACTCGCATAAAGGGGTATTTTTACCTCTCGGTCAGATTCAACTGTGGTATCTGCTACTTCTATAATTAATAGTATATCTTCTGGTTGCGGATGTCCAGATTGGTAAAAATCTGCGCGTATTCTCAGCAATGCTAAATCTGGTTGTGGTTCGGAGAGGTCGTCTAATTCTACTGGATCTTGGGCACCAATTATAGCTAGTTCACCTAGCAATTGAGAAAAAAGCCTGATTAATCGCTTTACACAAGCAGCATGAAATCTTCCAATCGGTGACATTTGAACAATTTCTCCTTTGATAAGTTCTACTCTGTCATCTTCTTTGAGAATACCAGCATCAACCATTAGGTGATATTCTTTGACGGTGAATAGTCGTTTTAGCAATTGTTGTGGCATAACTAAACCTCTGTTTTTATCCTATTATAGTGCTAATATATTTTTTAATTAATTCAAGTTGATAGCTAGTATTAGGTACGTTGTTGCGCTTTAGCGCTTTAGGGCTGAAGCCCAACAACGTACAAATCTTTTAGGGCTGAAGCCCAACAACGCACAAATCTTTTAGGGCTGAAGCCCAACAATCTACAATGCAAAACGGGTTTATAGCTGTTTAATTGTTAGTAAATAATAAAATTAACAGCAGATTCAGTAAAATAGTTATACAATGATAATTAATTAATATTTTTCTTCAAAATCATCATGGCTTACATAGGCGATTTGGGCAGCGGCCAACAAGTTTACATCGAAAATAACGGTACGCAAACAGCAATTACCCTGATTAGCAGCAGTCCGGGACAGCAGCAAAGCCAAAGCAGCAGTTTTCAAACGGGTACTTGGACGAAGCCGCCTGCTTTATTCCGTAGCGCGACTGGTTTTGTGTTGCAAATTGAGGGGACAGAAGGTTCGCGCTTTGTGCGTTTGCAAGCTAATGGAATCAGTAGTTTCAGTGAATCTCCGTCACTCAGTAATGCGGAGGTTGTACCACTCCAGCAGGTAGAAAAAAGCCCAATGCAGCCAATGCAGCCGATGGAACCTATGAAACCGATCGGCGATATGGAAATGCGGATGTCGCCCAATATGGAAATGCGGATGGGGAATATGGAGATGCGAATGGGTTCTGTAGAGGAAGAAACTGCTGCAACCAGGCGTTTTTGTACGGAATGCGGTAAGGTGGTGGGAGAGAGCGATCGCTTCTGCACCCATTGCGGTCATCGTCTCACACCTTCTTGATACAATCTGGGCTATCCGTTTTGGCGTTATTAACCTTTGTGGTGACAGGATAAAAGGTCATCTCTTCTGATTTGTATGGTTGCAGAAGCGATTGTAGGGATTCGGGTTTTTGCACTTCTGGATCTAGCCATTTGTCGTAGTCTTTTGGGTCGAGAATTACTGGCATTCTGTCGTGAATTGGGCCCATTAACTCGTTTGATTCCGTCGTCAGAATCGTGCAAGATGCGATCGCCTCATCCTCACCTTTTTCCCAGCGTTCCCACAATCCAGCAAATGCAAAAGGTTTTCCATCTTGCAAGCGGAAATAAAACGGTTGCTTCTTACCTTCTTGTTCTTGCCATTCATAAAATCCATCAGCTAAAATTAAGCACCGCCGACGCTTAAAAGCTGACCGAAAAGCTGGCTTTTCAGCAACGGTTTCTGCCCTAGCGTTAATCAGCTTAGCACCGATTTTAATATCTTTAGCCCAGGATGGAATTAAACCCCAACGCAACATTTTCAAGTGCCGATTTTTATCATCGGAATCTACTAAAACTGTCGGTACTGGTTGCGTTGGCGCAATGTTGTATCGTGGCGATAGAGTCGGAACGGAGGCTAGCTGAAATACCTCAGCTACTATCTTCTCGGACTGAGTAAAGCTAAATCGTCCACACATATCTTTATAGAGTATTTATCTGTTAATTTTAACAAATATCCCTACTTATTTCCACATTTATTAACAGCGACCCACATTTTTTCTAAAGGTACTATCATCTGCTTAGAAAAAGATTTTATTTGTTCAATACCAATTGCGCCGTCGATATTGGCACCTGTGAGATTGGCATTTTCCAAGTTAGCGCCCTTCAGATTAGCGCCTCTGAGGTCGGCGTTTTCCAAGTTGGCACCTTTGAGGTTAGCATTCTCCAAATTGGCACCGCTTAGGTTAGCGCCACTTAAATTTGCAGGTACTAATTCTGGGCCATTACCGCACCTAAATTGAACTAATTCGCCACTCAAGTCAGCATTGCTTAAATCAACGTTACTTAGATTGGCATCTTCGAGGTTAGCGCCTACTAGATTAGCAGATCTCAAGTTAGCGTTTCTGAGGTCGCAGCTTGGACAATATTTACTTTCCAACAGTTGTCTAACTATTTGGGAATTATTATTGTAGTTGACTTGACCTTTAACTTCTTGTACATTAACAGCAGGAGTTAGCAAGGTAAAAGTTATTAAAGAAAGGGATATTTTTAGGGTGTTCATAATTGAAGTTTGTGTCATACAATAATTATGTGGAATCAATCAAAGGCTACTCATTTAAGAATCAGTAGCTATTTCAACTAGCTTGTTTTTTGAGGATAACCCTGTCTTGATACTGATTTTGGATTTGGGTACGTCAAATTTTTCTGCCAGCAGTTTAATTAACTCTTCATTTGCCTTACCATCTACTGGAGGCGACTTCAAATGTACTGTGAGGCTTCCATCTGGGGCTTCTTCAATCTTTTGCTGTTTTGAATTCGGTTTAACTTTTACCTGTTTTTTCATGGGGTTGGGGTTCCTATTTAAGACTACAGACAAGCTTAACATTAGTCGTCGTGAAATCTCCAAAGAAGTCGCAACCATAACCAACCGATGAAGCAGCCGATGAGATAGTGGGGAAAATCCCACCATGCAAACGTTGTTCCCAGCAGCAATTTCCCCAAGATGCTCGATCGGATTAGTTGTAAAAGTGGGGGATGCCAAAGTTGTAGAAATTCGAGTATACAAGTAATGATCAATACCCATATAGGTATTTTAATCAGTGCTTGGCGCTTTGGAATCAGTAAAAATACGAATAAACACCAGAATATTTCATAAAGAACATCGCCTGCATAATCATTCAACCACCAATCGCCTGGGCCTTTGTAGAATTTGGATAGTAAGCCCAGCGGCGTGACAACGATCAGCGAGAGGATAGTCAGTTGGCGAATAGTTGCCTTTTGAAGCATTAAGTTTCTATCTCTCGTTTCAAAGCAAAAACCAAAACCTGTCTGAGATCAATAGGACTTACGCAATTAGGCTCTTTTTCCCTCAGATGTAGAGTCAATTCATGAATTGACTCTACAGATGTAGTGAATCAAGCGATAAAATGCGTAAGTTCTAATAAATTATCTCTCAGACAGGTACTTAAAAAGGCTACTTAATTATCTGCTTGCGTCGCCGTAGCCAATCACAGCAACTTTATGTCGGTAAACAAGTTCGGCACCGTACCAACCCGAAAGACCGAGAAGTGTAGCCACGAGAAGCGAAATCGTCAGTCCTACGGGCAAAATTGCCCCTGCGGTGTTGCCCCAACGCAGTATCAGGTTAATAGTTGTAAGGACGATCGCACTAACGTTGAGTAGCATATGCGCCCACCCGGCGCTACGCTTGCGGACTCGTTCAATTTTCAGAAAATCCATAATGCCGGTGAGTGCTGCTACCAAGGCAGAAGCCAACCCAGCGGCCAGCAGCCAAAAAGAAGCTCGCGCCCAGAAGAAATCCTTTGTCCACCAATATACTAGGTCGGTTGCCGCTAGTCCCACCAGAAAAGCTATTGGAAAGGTGACGATGAGAGGATGCAGGGGGTGTCCTGCGATCGCTACTGTACTGGTTACCCCGCTATCGCGATAATCTGTCTCATCACTTTCAATCAGCGGGGGGACATTGGGAGTTTGTGTCATAAAACCTCATGGTAAGCGGGAAACTCAGTCCCTTTAGGGCTGAGAGGAAAGCGACTCAAGCGGTTTTAACCGCATTGAATATTTTGATACCATTACCGCCTTGGAGTTGTTTAATTTGGTGTGCTTTTGTGATGCACTTTCGATGGGAGAATTACCATCTCAAACCTCACAACTCTGTACGCATAATGTTTTGCTCTTTCGAGCCTCCCTTGCGGGGTTATGTTAGCTTCGACCTGTTATAAGAGCTTTTTAGGCTTGCAACACTGTTTCAGTGACCTTAAAACTGTTTAATCGCAAGCGACAGAGCGGGGAACTAGCTACGCATTCGCCCGGTGTCGTGACTCAAATAACGGCTACTCGTTTTACCGAGTGGTCTGGTCAGTACGGCTTGCTTGATTACTCTTACAAGCCCAGTCCTAAAGGACTGGGTTACTGACACTTCTCTCTCTTGTTTTTATCGTTTCTAAAGTTGATAAATTTTGACGATAGTTCCTTTTTCTCGGCCTACTAAACTTCTTGGGAATGGTTATTCCCATTTCAGCCGACTTCTATCAACACCACCGCAGTTTAGACTGTTATGGCGTCACTTCTTTATCTCCTTTTTTCCTTTCATTGAGTAAATCTAATCTATCGCTGTAAAAAGCGTATCTGTCTAGGGATGGAGGAGATGTTTATCAGTTATCTATCTATAAGTAGAAACTTATATGCAAGTACTGTCGTAGATTTTAAGGTAGACTTTAAAATATTTATTATAGCAAACACTCGCCATGTTTATAGATAAATTAAGACTTAAATG comes from Argonema galeatum A003/A1 and encodes:
- a CDS encoding Uma2 family endonuclease gives rise to the protein MPQQLLKRLFTVKEYHLMVDAGILKEDDRVELIKGEIVQMSPIGRFHAACVKRLIRLFSQLLGELAIIGAQDPVELDDLSEPQPDLALLRIRADFYQSGHPQPEDILLIIEVADTTVESDREVKIPLYASSGIMEVWLVNIPAQCIEVYRQPSANGYQNVQIFQRGKSIFVEAFPDVNFTVDEILG
- a CDS encoding CHAT domain-containing protein; this translates as MNEQRLQAYLNLINALLNCPSGEESEILNANRELVDAGLVETMAKEAEMLSQRGDENAANYLIDVARQLAEALGLSSSSQLDFLLTVLQATADSNGDPQVVYPLLKENLDKIDDKLAVVLEEWATAKLQEVESEIAQSIAADIGNFSNRIQQLPLGNRDSNLEIAITGYNVVLTVYNRQDFPKNWATTQNNLGNAYSDRIIGEKAENIELAIKCYQQALQVRTHEAFPQDWAMTQNNWGNAYSDRIQGEKAENIELAIDCYKQALQVLTREALPQDWAGTQNNLGTAYSDRIKGEKAENIELAIDCYQQALQVLTREALPKNWATTQNNLGTAYSDRIKGKKAENIELAIDCYQQALQVRTREAFTQNNAETLLNLGIAYQEYRQFTAAYNTFVSAIETVELLRGNIVSGDEVKRKHSQEWNQLYLRMVEVCIELHNYTKAIEYADRSKARNLVELIATRDLYPKGEMPEEVRNELQRLKAEINLESRRLANSETRFLQETGFLGEDTIYINELRERYNQLLPFKPIQFNDIEKLIDERTAIIEWYITNDKFLAFIITSDPPLTPPSKGGEQESEPPLLRGAGGIAIWQSTPKDLESLQNWANEYLNDYTQQYPSWLIQLPQRLTQLAEILHIDEILSQIPSNCEKLILIPHRYLHLFPLHALPLKVPPSPGDLEGSEVPPLRGDLGGFLLDRFPNGVSYAPNCQLLQQAQNRQRPNFQHLFAIQNPTADLDYTDLEVATIQQHFDPSDILANTAAKKDAISNALLRNPHCAHFSCHGYFNFASPLQSALLLADSKQPDGDIDLQKCFTLEDIFTSNFSQCRLVTLSACETGLTDFTTNSDEYIGLPSGFLVAGSPSVVSSLWRVTDLSTAFLMIKLYENLQSQTSVPIALNQAQIWLRNVSKKEFIQWTNCLNLGNNWIEEIQAKLEVFNLDDAPFAHPVYWAAFCAIGQ
- a CDS encoding YiaA/YiaB family inner membrane protein; translation: MPQQQTVPQKDTAAWIIQVWLSFALSVSATSLGIIYLPVDNWVKGYMGMGLVFSVGSTFTLAKTTRDNHEASRLTARIDEARVEKILSEHHPLK
- a CDS encoding zinc ribbon domain-containing protein, with translation MAYIGDLGSGQQVYIENNGTQTAITLISSSPGQQQSQSSSFQTGTWTKPPALFRSATGFVLQIEGTEGSRFVRLQANGISSFSESPSLSNAEVVPLQQVEKSPMQPMQPMEPMKPIGDMEMRMSPNMEMRMGNMEMRMGSVEEETAATRRFCTECGKVVGESDRFCTHCGHRLTPS
- a CDS encoding ABC transporter ATP-binding protein, producing the protein MSQLPYLSRSLALVWTSAKNWTIAGAILLVVQGLLPVATVYLTQQLVDSLVAALGAGADWQKILPTLTLVALMGGILLLTQVLGSLLTWVRTVQSELVKDYISSLIHEKSIEIDFAFYESPEYYDRLHRVRQDAYFRPVALLENSGNLLQNSITLMAMAAVLTRFGIWLPFALLVSTLPAFYVVLRYSSQNYDWWLRNTADERRTWYYYWLLTEMQYAAELRLFGLGEHFKFAYQRLRRKLRSERVKLAKDESFANLGASAIALLITAVALTWMVWKVFQGRVSLGNLALFYQAFNQGQGVMRNLLGNLGQVYSNMLFLGNLFEFLELQPQVVDSPSPRLTPITLKQEIHFHQVTFRYPGSHKDALENFNLTIPAGKIVAIVGSNGAGKTTLLKLLCRLYDPQHGSIKLDGIDLRDLPIQNLRRFITILFQQPVDYNTTVAENIAMGDLISSPSLSEITAAAEAAGADEIIDRLPKGYHTLLGKLFEGGTELSGGEWQRIALARAFLRQAPLIILDEPTSAMDSWAEADWLERFRQLVGSSTAIIITHRFTIAKRADIIHVMADGEIVESGSHDELLSRGGAYAKSWKRQIQESE
- a CDS encoding SOS response-associated peptidase, coding for MCGRFSFTQSEKIVAEVFQLASVPTLSPRYNIAPTQPVPTVLVDSDDKNRHLKMLRWGLIPSWAKDIKIGAKLINARAETVAEKPAFRSAFKRRRCLILADGFYEWQEQEGKKQPFYFRLQDGKPFAFAGLWERWEKGEDEAIASCTILTTESNELMGPIHDRMPVILDPKDYDKWLDPEVQKPESLQSLLQPYKSEEMTFYPVTTKVNNAKTDSPDCIKKV
- a CDS encoding nucleotidyltransferase family protein — its product is MNPECSKPVSNLAPDFLTFLRLCLRGRWDSKALDAAREIAATDNFNWDALRQIVHTEALAPLLYHIVRGKNLVSPLIEEEWRKAYYHNACRNTLLLRELADVLHKLAAGGVDVIVLKGAALAEMIYDDIAARPMSDLDLLIHPEDLAVTRQILTGLGYAPVGVEMQAGFTEEFRNEEIFSKGGLVDIYIDLHWRLIAPIYYQRTFSTDWFWETSLPAKINLAPALVLGCEAQVVYLCAHLMLHHGGESLMWLHDIAAVIRFYQEKIDWELVISKAKEYNLVMSLQRILLQIADEWDSPIPADVLEKFLTLEASREEVRTYAWQYEIMAMRLFADVAGAKDWRQRLRIVWDTLFPTREYMEYRYKILHPLLVPFYYPYRWLRGLRRLSN